One region of Capsicum annuum cultivar UCD-10X-F1 unplaced genomic scaffold, UCD10Xv1.1 ctg61917, whole genome shotgun sequence genomic DNA includes:
- the LOC107873200 gene encoding uncharacterized protein LOC107873200 yields the protein MMDAHFQSPANGPNISNILSSQEESPHGFSKEQYNHLMSLFQQAQISPMNLDILLLVNHQVLPTLQGPSLKRPLEIGKSSNGLYYYAADHPALPPSHISVAATFNDFSASSINSTFLSWNSPQTEHKLDLFWHQKLGHMPYHKIKSILLTFTTLF from the exons ATGATGGATGCTCATTTCCAAAGTCCTGCAAATGGTCCCAACATTTCAAACATCTTGTCTTCTCAAGAGGAATCACCACATGGTTTTAGTAAAGAGCAATATAATCATCTCATGAGTCTATTCCAGCAAGCACAAATTTCTCCCATGAATCTGGACATACTACTGCTGGTGAACCATCAGGTTTTGCCAACTTTGCAG GGTCCTTCTCTGAAGAGGCCACTGGAAATTGGTAAATCTTCAAATGGATTATACTACTATGCTGCTGATCATCCTGCACTTCCTCCCAGTCATATTTCTGTTGCTGCAACCTTTAATGATTTTTCTGCTTCTTCAATTAACAGTACTTTTCTTTCTTGGAATTCTCCTCAAACTGAGCATAAATTGGATTTGTTTTGGCACCAAAAATTGGGCCACATGccttatcataaaataaaaagtattctTCTTACATTCACAACTCTCTTTTAA